In Haliscomenobacter hydrossis DSM 1100, the DNA window ATGATGATGTTTATGGTGCAATATTTGAGTTGCCAGAGGTGAAAACTTTAAGTCTACGGGTTCAGAAAAAAGACCAATACAAAGGAATCAATAAGTTAAAAAAACTCCGGGTTTTGGATCTATATGCAAAGGAATTAAGTGGTGAAATTGGCGACTTGGATAGCCTAAAGGCCCTAATTATAGGTGGGTACACCAAAACAGAATACCCCAATGAACTTAATAGATTAAAAAAATTGGAGGGTATCGAGATCAGTTATAACTATAAACTTAAAATTGCACCTGCATTTATTCCTGAATTGCCAAAACTGGTTTATTTGAATATAGAATTATGTGATAGCTTGCAAGAATTTCCTGATAAATATAGGGAAATGAAAAACCTAAAATTAGCAGAACTTAACCATAATAAATTGATAAGAACAGTACCTAAAACAATTGAACCAATTAAAGGCGTGATTAGGATACAACACTTTGAATTTTGACTTTAAACTAATTTTAAAATATAACTGGACATCTTGATTTCCAGAAGCGAAGGACGTGAATTACCTATGCTTCACGAATCAAAAAGTCCAGTGTATATTATAACTCATTGCTATGATCATTTTCTACATCCTGTCTCTGTTACCTACCCCAACTCCAGATACAATCCCTTATCCTGCAAATAGCGGTCAATAACCTTTGGGAAAGCATACTTACTCAATGCCGTACGAGGGATCAACTGCCAATCCGTGGGTACACCCGCTGGAAGCACGGGCAAATCTATCTCCCAAAAACGCGCATTGATCACTTGATGGGTCAACAGTTGCTGAAAACTTTTGGAACCCGGCCGAGGCACAATCTCTGCTTGTTCTTCTATCCAGCCTTTATCCACCAGGGCCTGTTTTAGTGCCCCCCAATCCAGGTCCAAACGCGCGGCCTCCACTACTGGAAATTGGTACAAATGGAGCCAAATGTCTTTTTCTTCGCGCTTTTGAATAAATACCTTACCCTCGTAATTGAAGATCAAATAGTGAAAAAAACGCTCGGTCTTGATCAGCTTTTTGGACTTGACAGGCAATTCTGTGATGCGCTTATCGCGCAAGGCTACACATTCCGTGCGCAAGGGGCATTGGCCGCACTTGGGGTTGCGCGGCAAACAAACCGTGGCCCCAAAATCCATGATGGCCTGGTTGTACAAAGCGGGTTGATCGCGCTGGAGGAGGGATTCCGCCAGTTGGGTAAACTCTTTTTTACCCGCTGTGCTATCCTGAGGGGTGCTGATGCCAAAAAAACGCGCCAGAACCCGGAATACATTGCCGTCTACAACCGCATGAGGCAAATTAAAAGCGAAAGAGGCAATGGCCGCAGCGGTATAAGCGCCCACTCCTTTGAGGGCCAGAATACCCGTGTAGGTAGTGGGAAATACGCCGCCGAGTTCAGTGGTCACATATCGAGCCGCTGCCAGGAGATTGCGTGCCCGGGAATAATACCCCAAACCCTCCCATAGTTTCATCACCTCATCATCGGGGGCCGCCGCCAAATCACGAATGCTGGGGTAGGCTTCCACAAAACGTAGGTAATAGTTCATCCCTTGTTCCACCCGGGTCTGTTGCAAAATAATCTCTGAAAGCCAAATGTGGTAGGGGTCTTGAATGCCCTTCCAGGGTAAAGGACGATCTTCGGGCTGGTACCAGGCGATTAAACCACGTTGAAAAAAATGCTGCTGATCCATGGAACAAGGCTAAAAAAAATTAGGCGATGAAGATAACACTCCATCGCCAAAACTAGATATCTAGGAAAAACAAAAGGCTAAATTGGGTGATTTCAAGGTAGTAGTATGGCTATTCTACCAAAGCTTACTCAGCAAAAAATGTCTTTGCAATTGTCCTAGTCCAGATCCAATGCCATATCGGTATAGCGCTTGCCGATCAGGTCTTTGAGTTCTTTTCTGGCAAAAAAGATGCGGCTTTTGACGGTGCCCAAAGGCAAATCCAGGTAATCCGCAATCTCCTGGTATTTATATCCCTGATAATGCATTAAAAAAGGGACCCTGATGCTGTCATCCAACTTCTCGATCAGGGTAACGAGCTCTTTCATCATCATGCTGGATTCTGCGCGATTGGCGATTGCATCCACCGTGGAGTTGATGTAGTACAGATTGTCTGTGGAATCAACGATGGTGTTCGCCTTCGCTTTTTTGCGGTAGTTATTGATGAAGATGTTTTTCATAATGGTGAACAACCAAGCTTTGAAGTTGGTCCCTGGACGAAATTTGTCCATGTTGGTGATGGCACGATAAGCCGTTTCCTGATACAGGTCTTTTGCATCTTCGGTATTTTTGGTGAGGTTGAATGCAAAAGAGTGCAGTAGAACCGACATGCTATTGAGTTGGGTATGAAAATCTGTTGGCTGAGACATGGTTGCTGATTTTGTTTAACCTTGGTAGCAATTTCATTTTTCGTTGAATCAAAAGTAGGCATTAGTTAAACAAAATGCAAGAATGCAGACTTTTTTTTACACAAAACAAGCGATTAAATTTACAATACAATTATAAATATTCATTAATAATTGTTAATCAATGAAAAAATAAAACAAGCTAAACCGTTCTGTGGGATTATATTTTCAGAAAAAAATGAAAGAAAAGTCTGAAATTCGGAATTCAAGATTTCAGACTTTCCAAAATCTAAGTACTAATACGACAAAAGGCCATCTCCGGATTTGGAAATGGCCTTTTGTTTAACTTTATCTTCAACAAAACAAGGTTTTACTTTTGAGCGGTCTGAATGAGCCGCAGGGCGACAAACGCAAAAACCAGGTTGGGGAGCCAGGCACCAAGCCAGACGGGGATGGTTTGGCCCAACGCAAATACATTCGTAAATTTTGACAAAAAGACAAAAATGGCCCCAACACCAATCCCCAGCGCCAGGTGAAATCCAAAACCTCCCCTAACCTTACGGGAAGCAATGGCCATACCAATAAAGGTCAGGATAAAAATAGTGACGGGATCGGCTGTGCGGCGGTACAATTCAAACAGGTATTTGCGGGTATTGCTGGCGCCTCGCTCATTTTGTTGACGGATGTACTTCATCAAACGAGGAGTAGTCATCATGCTTTGTTGGCTGGAATAGTCCACAAAATCTTCGGGATACAGGCTCAGTGTGGTATCTTTTGATTCGGCCAAATGCATCTTCAGGTCTTCTTTTAGGCCATTGAAACTGTGGGAACTGTAGTCCCAAAGTCGCCATTTGCGGGTTTCCGGAAGATATTCTGCCCGATCTGCTTTGGTATAACTGACCAATTGCTGATTTTTGAAGTGTTCAATCCGGAAATCGCGGGCAGTACTGTCGTCTTTGCGGTAAAAGCCGATAAACACCTTGGTGTTTGGCGCTACAAATAAGTGGATATTGGTCGTTTTGCCTTTGTCATCGCTCTTATCGATGTATTTATGGACAATGTCTTGACGGTATTTTTCACCAACCGGCATGATGTAGTGGGTACACAAGAGGTAAAGCAACGTTAAAAATGCTGCACCAAAAAAATAGGAGCGCATAAGCCGGTTGAAACTCACCCCGGCATTAAAAATGGACATGATCTCGGAACTGTAAGCCATGCGGGAAGTAAAAAAAATAACGGCGATCAGGGTACACACCGACCACAACTGCCCACCAATCCAAAGCATAAAACTGGGGTAATACTGCAAAACGATTTCGCGGGTGGTGATGGGTTCCTCGATAAATTTTTCCACCTTTTCACTAAAATCCAGAATGACTGCAATCATCAAAAAAATCAACACCGTAAAAAAGAAGGTGGACAGAAATTTTTTAATGATGTACCAGTCGAGGATTTTTACGTAATTGTTCATGCTTTACAATTAAAGTGCAAAGGTAGTTTTTTTAAAGGAGTACTCAAGACTTCAAGATGTGCTTTGTTTTTTTGGAAAAAACCATAAAAAAGCTGTAAACTCGTTCCTTAGTTAAACGCTTCCTGGTGAAATCAACCTTTTTATCCTCTCGTTTCTTTTTGGCCTGTGGCGCAATCATCCTCGTATTGGCTTTGGGCTTTGCGATACCGGTACTTTTTCCCATTGGCCAATTTTTATTGTTTTTGTTCATTGCCCTGGTCTTGGCCGATTGGATGTTGTTGTTTCAACCCTCCCTGGTATTAAGTGGTACCCGGCGCTTGCCAAGGATGTTGAGCTTGGGCGATGAAAATCCCATCTACCTCGATTTGGTCAATTCATCCAATTTGTCTTTACGGGTAAGCATCATCGATGAACTTCCCGAGCAATTGCAAGTGCGCGATTTTAAACAAAAAATCAGCTTGCGTGGAGGCGAGTTTTTATCCATTCGCTACGACTTGCGTCCACTGGAGCGAGGAGAATACAGCTTTGGGGCGACAAACTGTTTTGTGTCTGCTCTTTTTGGCCTGGTGGAAAGGAGAATCCAGCTCAATGAAAAACCAATGCGGGTAGCGGTTTATCCTTCAATTATTCAAATGAAGCAGTTGGAGATGCGGGCTTTGGATCGCATCACTACGCGTGAAGGCATCAAAAAGATTCGGCGTATTGGGCACAGTTATGAGTTTGAACAAATCAAAAACTACGTTGCTGGAGATGATTTCAGAAGCATCAACTGGAAGGCAAGCAGTCGCAAAGAGGGCCTGATGGTCAACCAGTTTGAAGATGAGCGTGCGCAACAAGTGTACTGCATCATCGACAAAAGTCGAGTCATGCGCATGCCTTTTAAAGGTTTGAGCTTAATGGATTATGCCATTAATGCGACCTTGGCCATCTCGAATATCATCATCAAAAAATACGATAAGGCTGGATTGATCACGTATTCGGATAAAATAGGGACGACGATTAAAGCGGACAATCGGCCTACTCAACTGAATTTTATCCTCAACGCCTTGTACAAAGAGAAGGAACGCCCCCTAGAGGCCAATTACGAACTTCTCTTTCACATCAGCAGTAAACTCATCAATGGCCGGAGCCTGATTTTGTTGTTTACCAATTTTGAAAGCGCATTTGCGCTGGATCGGGCTTTGCCCATTTTGCGGCGCATCAACCGCAGGCATTTATTGGTCGTGGTGTTTTTTGACAATACGGAAATCCGGGAATTCGCCGAACAAGACGCAGTCGACCTGGAAAGCATTTACCAACAAACCATGGCCCGCAAATACTTGAGCGAAAAAGCCCAAATGGTGCTTACTTTAAGACAATACGGAATCCAGGCGGTGCTCACCCGCCCCGAAGACCTTTCGATCAATACGATCAATAAATACCTGGAACTAAAAGCAAGAGGACTGATTTAGAGTGAAAAGTGAAAAGCTAAAAGTGAAAAATATTTAATTGCGTTTTTCACTTTTCACTTTTCACTTTTAGCTTAAAAAAATGGTGCCCCCGATCAATGCGAGAGACAGGATTGCCAGCCAAAGCCGTAAATCCCGTGCATAGTAGTTTTGCTTTTGGTTCCCCACATTCGTTTTTGGTTTTATGCAAGAATTTTAATGTCTTGATGAATAAACCAAAAAGGGTGCCAGAACAACAATTTAAGAAAAAATAATTGTATTTTTATAAAGCAAAGTTATAAATCATTCATTATTAATTTTTTAATAAAAATTGATTTACAAATCTATTTCTTCCCCCAGCGCTGGAATTTCAACATCCGCAAAACCCACACTGAGTAAAAGCCCCCGAAAAGATTTTTGTACCTCGTAATCCCCATGGGTCAAAAAGATTTTTTTGACACTTTCCCGCTGGTTGCGCAGAAACTCCACCAATTCGAGTTTATCGGCATGCGCTGAAAACGAATCCATTATTTCTACATCTGCACGAACCGCTATGAACTCACCGAAAAGTTTGATTTCTTTTGCCCCAATTCGCAGTTGGCCCGCTGGTGTATACGGCGCGGCATATCCTACGATCAGCACAGTATTGTTGGGGTCGTTGATGCCATGGTACAAATGGTGCTTGATGCGCCCAGCGTTGGCCATACCAGATGAAGCGATGATGATGCAGGCTTCTTTGGAGTAATTGAGTTTTTTGGAATCTTCGGTTTTGCGCACGTAGCGCAGCCCATTGAATCCAAAAGGGTTTTCATCGATGGCCATGTAGTCAGAAAGCTCTTCGTCAAAACACTCCGGATGAGAACCATAAATGGTGGTGGCATTGACTGCCAAGGGGCTATCAACGTACACTGGAATACGAGGAAGAAGGTCCTCGTTGGCCATTTTATCCAGGATGTACACAATTTCCTGGGTACGCCCCACACTAAAGGCAGGGATCAACAACTTACCTCCTTTTTCGATACAAGTTTGTTTAATGATCCTTAGAAAGTGATCCGTTTCGGCAGGGGCATCTTCGTGGGTGCGGTCGCCATAGGTTGATTCACAAATCAGGTAATCCATTTCCGGCATCGGCAGCGGATCCCGTAAGATCGGGCGATGGGGGCGACCAACGTCTCCGCTGAATCCAAAGTTGATGACTTTACCGTTTTCTTCAATTTTTAAACTTACACTGGCACTACCCAAAATATGGCCAGCATCCCGAAACATCACTTTAACTTTGGGGTGTACATCGAACCATTTTTCATACGGATAGGAGATAAACAGCTCCATGGTCGCATGTACGTCCTTACTCGTGTAAATGGGTTCATCGTAGGCGATATCGTCAAAATTGTGGTTTTTACTGCGTCGTTTGTTTTTGTACTCCACTTCGCGCTCCTGAATCATCGCACTGTCCAGTAGCATTAAACTACTCAGGCTGCGGGTAGCATGGGTAGCGTGAATGGCACCACGAAAGCCATCCTTGACCAGTTTAGGAATGCGTCCAGCATGGTCAATGTGGGCATGGGAAAGAACCAGGCAGTCGATTTCAGCCGGGTCAAATAACCATCGGCTGTTAAAATCTTCCAGGTTTTTATCCGAACCCTGGTACAAACCACAATCCAATAAAATTTTATAGCCGTCTTCCAGGGTGATCAAATGGCAGCTTCCGGTTACTTCCCGGGCGGCACCGCAGAATTTTATCTTCATTAGTCCTGATTTCGTTTAATGTTTTCTATTCCCGGCCTAATGTAAAATAAAAATGCCATTCCAGCAGAACTTACGTTTGCTAAAATGGCGGATGTGGAAATATAGATCAGTAAAATTGGAAACAACTTTAAATGAAAAACGAAAAATGAAAAATGAAAAACTATAATCTGCTCAATTTTTCGTTTTTCATTTTTCGTTTTTCATTTAATTCCCCAACACTTTGATCCCCCCGTAATTCACACTGGCTTTGATGATGGGTGCATCACTTTTGCCAACATGTCCTTTCACGACGTGGGAAGTGGGTTTTTGTACTTCGTAGGTAACGTTCATCGCTTGGGGGTAACGCACTCCGGCATAATTTGCGGCAGCGTCCAATTGATAGCAGCAAAGGTCGGGGAGTACTTTCATGGTTACGTCCGTGTAGTTTGCTTTGATGGTCGCATTGGTCAGGCCTTTCGAAAAAGACACATTGCAACTGCCATAATTGAGGTCCAGATCCAAACTTTTGGAAATTTCGCTCATGGCTACCGAATTGTATTGCCCGCTGATGTTGACAGCTCCGGCATTAGTGGCCGAAAATTTGCTGTACATCCCTGTTGCTTTAAGGCTTTTGATGGTACCCAAAGTGTAGTTGTCGTACTTGGCGGTGGTGGTCAACGAATTGAGCTTGGATGCATTTAAGCCTGAATAAGCGCTATTCATGCTCAGGTCATTGGCTTCGTTGATGGTCAATTTGGAATAACTCAAGCCAACATAGGCATTTTCTGCGTGGTCGATGGAACCATTGCCATAAGCCAACTCGAAGTTTGAGCCATCCCCTACCGATTCGGTTTTGAAGTTGCCGTATTTAACGGTGAGTTTGGTTTTCCCGCTTACCGAAGCCAGGTAAACATCGCCATAGCGTTGATCTACCTGAAGGTTGATGGTAGTGGGTACATACACTTCGTAGTTGATTTTGTAATCGGCCTTGCCGTCGTCCCAAATCCAGGAACGCCGAATTTGCTCAATTGCGGTTTCGGCTTTCACGTAATCGGCACCGTTCGAAAAATTAACGCTGATGGCGTTGAAGACTTTTTGGGCATCTTCTTCCGAGCCTTCCTTCACCACAATGGTGACGGCTATTTTTACCCGATTTTTGTCCCAAGTTTTCACTTCAATTTTTCCATACTTGTTGCTCAAATAAGTGGTGCCGTTGGCGGAAATGTCAAACTCTCTTTTGATGGTTTTGGTAAATTCACCAGCCATTGTAAAACTGCACAAAGAACAGGCAATCATGGTGAACACCGACATCACTAAAAGAGGTTTTTTCAAATCATAAACTGACTTCCTCATTGCTCGTGGTTTTTTTGGGTTGCGGTTTGGACGTCCGCATCTGCTCAAGAACGCGCTCCAGAATAGCGACTTTAGTTTGGTAGGTCTGGATCATGGTTGCAATGATTTCCTCTTCCTGGCCTTTCGGGGCCACGCAGAGTTCTTCCTTCAGCTCGGCCATCACCTGGTCCATCTTTTTCATGTCGGACATGAAACTTCCGTTCGGCTCATAACGAGCCAATTGCTGAACCTTGGTACTGATTTGCTGACGGTAATATTGCTCCAATTCCAGGTATTCGGGGTTTACCTGTTCGATGATGGCCACTGGATTGGCTTGTTGCCACCGGGTAAACATGCTGCCACCAAAACCGCCTACTACCAAAATAGCGGCTACTGCTGCTGCTACTTTAAAAAACCGCTGGAAAGTGAGGGGTTTGCTAACCGAGCGCTTGCTCAGCTCACGGTCAATATCTGCCCACACCTTTAGACTTGGAATCGCGTCATCAAAAGCTTCGCGGTTGTCCAAAACAAAGTTTTCTAATTCATCTCGTTGCATGATCAAAAAAATTCAAAACGTTCAAAAATCTGGGGGAGTTAAGGTTCGATGTTCGGGGTTCGAAGGTTCAGGCGATAAACCTTCGAACCGTCTAACTCACGAACCCCCGAACCCAAACTTAGGTTTCTGCTGGGTTAAAATATCCCTTAATCTTTGTTTCGCCCGACTGTACTGGGATTTGGAGGTTGCCTCGCTAATGCCGAGGATTTCTCCAATCTCTTGATGATCGTAACCTTCTAACATGTAGAGGGAAAAAACCACCCGGTAGCCGTCAGGCAATTCAAAGAGTGCTTTTTTTATAGTTTCAACGCTTAGCCCTTCGGCTGAAGCATCGTGGGAACCATCGTCCCGAATATTGCCGTGTTTGTCTTCAAGCTCACTAAACTGCAAGCGCCTTTTTTTGAGCGCATTGATGCAGTTGTTGATCACAATTCGTTTGATCCAGGCACCGACTGCCGATTCAAACTTAAAGGTATTCAACTTGGTGAACACATCGAGAAACGCATTTTGCAACACATCTTCCGCCTCCAATTCGTCCTTCACCATCCGCAAACAAACGTTGTACATCGACTTGGAATACAGCCGATACAACTCGAACTGCGATTGTCGGTCGCCTCGTTTACACTTTTCTACCAGGTCGCGGTGTGTGTTAACGTAATCCAATTTTACGATCTTATAGGTTTCTCGAGCTAGGTTTCCTCTCATCGCTGCTGGTTCTACCTCGGTTTCGCTCGTGGAGCGCTTTGGTGCCAGCTTCCTAATCCTTGTTTCCACGGCATCTTGAGTTTGTGCGCAGACTTGTTGAGCCGGGATGTTTTCTGATCTATGGGTTTCCCTCCCTACAGGTCTATTTACAAGGAAGGACAGCAAGTGTTAAAAAGGGTTGCACGTAAAATAAAAAAAGTTTGAGCAGAATGATTTTTTTCGTTCAAACTTTTCCACTGCAATCCGTTGAACAAGTCTATGTAGAATGGCACAAGGTCTAAAATCCAATGACGACTATCGACAAGAACGCTATTTTTATGGGTAGAAGTTCATTAAACTTTCCTTTCATCAAAATCCAAACAACAACGTATGAGTGCGCATGAAATTGATTACCACATTCACGGTGAAGAAATGCAGTTTGTGGAAATTGAACTCGACCCCATGGAAACCGTCATCGCCGAGGCAGGCAGTTTTATGATGATGGACGATGGCATTGAAATGGCCACCCTTTTCGGCGATGGCAGCCAATCGGATAACGGCGGCCTTTGGGGTAAATTGCTCTCGGCGGGCAAACGCCTGATCACGGGTGAAAGCCTGTTTATGACCGCTTATACCCACGCATCTGATGGCAAAAAACGGGTTTCTTTTGCATCACCTTATCCCGGCAAAATCATTCCACTGGACCTGAGCAAATTGGACGGTAAAATTATTTGTCAAAAAGACGCCTTCCTGTGTGCCGCCAAAGGCGTGTCGGTGGGCATTGAGTTTTCGCAAAAACTGGGCCGTGGTTTTTTTGGTGGAGAAGGCTTCATCATGCAGAAACTGGAAGGCGACGGCATGGCTTTTGTCCACGCCGGCGGCAGCATCATCGAAAAGAAGCTGGAACTGGGCGAAGTGCTCAAAATCGATACGGGGTGCCTGGTGGCTTTTACCCGTGACGTAGACTACGACATTGAAATGGTACGCGGCGTGCGCAACATGCTCTTTGGTGGCGAAGGTATTTTCTTGGCGCGTTTGGAAGGTCCGGGCACGGTCTGGATTCAGTCACTGCCCTTTAGCCGCATGGCCGATCGGGTACTACAAGCTTCCCGCCATTACGGCAAAGGGGGTAAGGATGAGGGTAGCATTTTGGGGAGCCTGGGGAATTTGCTGGACGGAAATTGAGCTCAAAAGCGACAATTTTTTTAACACAAAGGACATCAAGAAAAGCACAAGGACACCATGTGACGCTCATCTTTTCTTGATGTCCTTTGTGCTAATTTTTGAAAAGAGTGGTATATCTACCCTCAAATCATTGCTTCACCAGCCGCACACTTCCGTACCTGGAGCGAAGCACATAAAGGCCCGGTTCGAGCATCCTTACATCCAGTATTTTGCCCTTGCCACGGTATACGATTTGCCCCAAAGCGTTGTACAACTGGTAAAATTCGCCAGTAGGCAATCCACGCAGCTGGGCCTGGTCGCCTGCTGGATTGGGCCAAATTTCCAATGGCGCTGTACTGATTTGAGGCGAATTCACGGCCACTGTCGGTTGATTGAGGCAATTTTTGGGGTAATTTTTCACTGTTTCCCAGGCGATGCTTTGCATTTTGGCCGCCAAAGTGGGTGATGGTGCAGTAAAGTTTCCGCCCCACCATACCTGAAGCTGGTGTCCCAAACCTTCGGGGCTTTTGCGGTGAATGGCCGCGTAATGCACACAGGCAATGAAATATTTCCCCACGTCATTCAAATGGATGCGGTCGCTAAACAGGTCTTCTATCTTGCTGATTCCCGGCAAAGCACCACCGGAAATCAAATCGTACAAACGAGCCAAACCTTGTGCCGCCGGAATCATACAAACGGGCTTGCGGGGTTTGTATTTATTGTTCAAATAACTCACTACACTTTCCCACATCGGCAGGTCATCGCTGAGGCGCTGCCGCCATTTTGCTGCATTAACATCGTAGTCACAGCCCGTAGGTGTGCCACTGTCCAGGCAATGCCAATCCTCGTACAAATACACCTGAATGTTGGGATTGAAGCGGGTAGCGTACACATAAAAACTGTCGGCATACTGGTAGGTCTCATCAATGATTCTTTGGTACCTGGGCACACTTTCGGTCAGCACCAGTACATCAAATTTGCCCGTGGACAATCCAAACGCGTTGTCATAAAAGCCGTAATAATGGGGAGGAATGGGGGTGTAATCCCTGGCCGTTTTGCGTTGCCACTGCCAGCGCAATGGTGCGCCGGGAATACCCTGATAAGTCCAGTTAAACGTTCCGGGCTTAGCCTGATTGGACAAGGAAGCGACCATATCCGGAATTTGATCGGATAAGCTATGCCCAATGTAAAAAGCATTGATTTTGTCTTGGGCAAAAAGGCAGGTGCCAATCCCATAAAGCGCCAGCACGAGTAGAGTTTTTTGTGGATTCATCGCTTGAAAGTTCGTTCGGTTTAGATTCCAACAATCCCGTAGAGCGGGATGTTCGTCATCCAGTCTTGTGCTCGAAAACGGCTCATCGAAGTGCGGATTGCGTTCGAAGGTGTGAATTTTTCTACAAAAACCTTTAAGCTTTTCGATTTTAAATTTTCTTCAGCTTTGACTTCAATCGGAATGATTCCATTTTGTTTTTGAATCAAAAAATCTATTTCAGCTGTAGCATTAGGCGTTGCCCAATAATAGATTTCATGGTTTATTTTGAGTTGCTGAGCTACAAATTGCTCAGTTAAAGCTCCTTTAAACTCGGTCAAAATCAGATTTTTCTCCAGAAGTATTTTCGGGTCAATCTGTGCCATAGCGTTTAATAATCCCACGTCCAAGCTAAACAGTTTAAAGGCATCCATATTGGTGTAAGCACTCAGCGGAATGGTAGGCTTTTCCACACAATTGACTTTTAACACTAAGCCTGCATCGGTAAGCCAACTGATTGCCAATTCAAAATCTTTGGCTCGGGAGCCTTTTTTGACTTGCCCGTAGACAAACTTCCGGTTTTCCTTGGCCAACTGGCTAATCAGGTGGCTCCAAATCAAACGGATTCTTGGTACAATTTCGATGGGCGCGTATTTTGCAAAATCGTTTTCATAACCCAGTAGAATCTTCTCTTGGATCGCTCGAACGGAATTCAGGTCTTCAAATTGAATGTAATTCGCCACAGCTTCGGGCATCCCCCCCACGAAGTAATAAAGCCGGAGCAATTCCACCAATTTTTCGTGAAAGGGTTCAATGACCGTCCAATTTTGTGCCTCCAAATGCTCTTTGAGAAGGTTTTGTCCTATGTTTTCTAAAAATTCAGAAAAACTCATTGGATACATGCGCAAAAAATCAACCTTTCCGACAGGAAAAGAAGTGTTTTTTTGCAGT includes these proteins:
- a CDS encoding ATP-binding protein — its product is MQRSLYQSLLDWKNAPKRKPLILQGARQVGKTWLMKEFGQREFDQVVYLNFESSARLKALFAADFDIKRIIAIIEIEANRKIQSDRTLLIFDEIQEAEKGLTALKYFYEQAPEYYIIAAGSLLGVSLQKNTSFPVGKVDFLRMYPMSFSEFLENIGQNLLKEHLEAQNWTVIEPFHEKLVELLRLYYFVGGMPEAVANYIQFEDLNSVRAIQEKILLGYENDFAKYAPIEIVPRIRLIWSHLISQLAKENRKFVYGQVKKGSRAKDFELAISWLTDAGLVLKVNCVEKPTIPLSAYTNMDAFKLFSLDVGLLNAMAQIDPKILLEKNLILTEFKGALTEQFVAQQLKINHEIYYWATPNATAEIDFLIQKQNGIIPIEVKAEENLKSKSLKVFVEKFTPSNAIRTSMSRFRAQDWMTNIPLYGIVGI